In Desulfomonile tiedjei DSM 6799, a genomic segment contains:
- the rsxE gene encoding electron transport complex subunit RsxE — protein sequence MNRNLTLLWNGLIPENPIFRLALSLCPAVAVTTSIENGLLLGIAVIFVQVLSSCTVAIFRPFIHPRIRIPAYVIVIALWVSVIDMILPVFSPEAYKKVELFVKLIVVFAIIISRLELFASKEPLVPSFFDGLGMGIGFTFGLCLTGAIREFFGAGQLLGYDILGFKPLLVMILPAGGFFVIGFIMAAFNWIEYKLTGKIPASGGGH from the coding sequence GTGAACAGAAATCTGACGCTCTTATGGAATGGGCTCATCCCTGAGAATCCGATTTTTCGTTTGGCCTTGAGCCTGTGTCCCGCAGTCGCTGTTACGACTTCCATAGAAAACGGGCTCCTTCTCGGCATCGCGGTTATTTTCGTTCAGGTGCTCTCAAGCTGCACAGTCGCGATATTCCGCCCGTTCATTCATCCTCGTATCAGGATCCCGGCATACGTCATCGTCATTGCTTTGTGGGTGAGTGTTATCGATATGATCCTGCCGGTGTTTTCTCCTGAAGCGTATAAGAAAGTCGAACTTTTCGTAAAGCTTATCGTGGTCTTCGCGATCATCATTTCTCGATTGGAGCTGTTCGCATCCAAGGAGCCTCTGGTTCCGTCCTTCTTTGACGGTCTCGGGATGGGTATCGGATTCACCTTCGGACTGTGTCTGACCGGCGCAATTCGGGAATTCTTCGGAGCAGGACAGCTTCTCGGCTATGATATCCTCGGATTCAAGCCATTGCTGGTCATGATATTGCCTGCTGGTGGATTTTTCGTCATTGGCTTCATTATGGCGGCATTCAACTGGATAGAGTACAAGCTCACGGGTAAAATCCCGGCTTCAGGAGGAGGCCACTAA
- a CDS encoding electron transport complex protein RnfA, which translates to MNFSRNFVRAALVAIAVLMMAAPVLAETAGSGSFKSDTEIELNFGVPVDESWAKNTSNYTVFEKQDPDIRINVDSVVLGPQKVTAILKFKDPLNLSSQFVIEAKAVTAGGKVMGDKDFLIKKSQMQLLFGIFLGAMLINNFVFTKYLGLCIFFGVSQKKETAIGMGVTFTVVMVLSAIISWFLYAYVLQVLHLSFLKIIVFIGTVAIFVQAMDTILRKINPYLFKKLGVYLVLITTNCIILAVPLINADSHYNAFESLTLGLGAGIGFALALFLMASVREKLEVARVPPTYKGLPIAFIVTGLFALAFLGFSGLSIF; encoded by the coding sequence ATGAACTTTTCGCGAAATTTTGTCAGAGCCGCTTTGGTTGCCATAGCCGTATTGATGATGGCCGCCCCTGTTTTAGCTGAAACCGCTGGATCAGGATCCTTCAAAAGCGATACGGAGATCGAGCTCAATTTCGGTGTGCCCGTCGACGAAAGTTGGGCCAAAAACACCAGCAATTACACAGTGTTCGAGAAACAAGATCCTGACATTCGAATCAATGTCGACAGCGTTGTACTCGGACCTCAAAAGGTCACTGCAATTCTGAAGTTCAAAGACCCCCTGAACCTCTCCAGCCAATTCGTTATCGAAGCGAAAGCTGTGACCGCCGGTGGAAAGGTTATGGGCGATAAGGATTTCTTGATCAAGAAGAGCCAGATGCAGCTTCTCTTCGGAATCTTTCTCGGCGCAATGCTGATCAATAACTTCGTTTTCACGAAGTATCTCGGACTCTGCATATTTTTCGGCGTTTCCCAGAAGAAGGAAACAGCCATCGGCATGGGTGTTACGTTCACCGTGGTTATGGTGTTGAGCGCAATTATCAGTTGGTTCTTGTATGCATATGTTTTGCAGGTCCTTCACTTGAGCTTTCTAAAAATCATCGTGTTCATCGGCACGGTGGCCATTTTTGTTCAGGCGATGGATACCATATTGAGAAAGATCAATCCATACCTGTTCAAGAAGCTGGGCGTCTATCTCGTGTTGATCACCACGAACTGCATCATCCTTGCAGTACCGTTGATCAATGCGGATAGCCATTACAACGCGTTTGAGAGCCTTACTCTGGGATTGGGAGCAGGCATTGGATTTGCCTTGGCACTGTTCCTTATGGCATCGGTGAGGGAAAAACTGGAAGTCGCGAGGGTCCCTCCGACATACAAGGGACTCCCGATTGCGTTCATAGTGACCGGATTATTTGCTTTGGCATTTCTCGGTTTTTCCGGTCTGTCGATTTTCTAG
- the rnfB gene encoding RnfABCDGE type electron transport complex subunit B, with product MENVWTIAFWGIAFFAIFGIVCGGALAYAAQRFAVKVDPKIEAVRACLPGANCGACGYAGCESYAEAVVTDPACPPGKCAPGKQEVAEKVAGITGKSAGAASAVISVLRCSRNDGEVKKKHEYVGFDTCQAASIAFGGPYECDFACVGYGDCEAACPFHAIHMKDGMPVIDPEACTGCGVCIKTCPKQVLQLLPKDAPAYVPCSSKDSGKAVSNVCKAGCIHCGACTRKAKDVVNMINDRIEVDYEKFDEDMAKACVWSCNRQFIFRYLDPQRQAKAVEEIKAEQAAKKAAAAKKAAAAETKEAAAEA from the coding sequence ATGGAGAACGTCTGGACTATCGCCTTTTGGGGCATCGCATTCTTTGCAATTTTCGGTATCGTGTGCGGAGGGGCTCTTGCTTACGCGGCTCAGCGCTTTGCAGTGAAAGTAGATCCCAAGATCGAGGCGGTGAGAGCCTGTTTACCCGGAGCTAACTGCGGCGCCTGTGGATACGCAGGATGCGAATCCTATGCCGAGGCGGTGGTTACCGATCCCGCTTGTCCGCCGGGCAAATGTGCTCCCGGAAAGCAGGAAGTTGCGGAAAAAGTCGCAGGGATTACCGGTAAGAGCGCCGGCGCAGCCAGTGCGGTCATTTCGGTGCTTCGTTGCTCCCGAAATGATGGCGAAGTCAAGAAGAAACACGAATATGTGGGATTCGATACCTGCCAGGCCGCTTCCATAGCGTTTGGCGGCCCATACGAGTGTGATTTCGCTTGCGTGGGCTATGGCGATTGCGAAGCTGCATGTCCGTTCCATGCCATTCACATGAAAGACGGAATGCCGGTGATCGATCCTGAAGCGTGCACGGGTTGCGGTGTCTGCATCAAGACGTGCCCGAAACAGGTCCTCCAGTTGCTGCCGAAAGACGCTCCGGCGTACGTGCCCTGCAGCAGCAAGGATTCCGGCAAAGCCGTGAGTAATGTTTGCAAGGCAGGTTGCATCCACTGCGGAGCATGCACTCGTAAGGCAAAAGATGTGGTCAATATGATCAATGACCGCATAGAAGTGGACTACGAGAAATTCGATGAAGACATGGCCAAAGCATGTGTGTGGTCGTGCAACCGTCAGTTCATCTTCCGGTACCTCGACCCGCAGCGCCAGGCAAAAGCCGTTGAAGAGATAAAGGCAGAACAGGCCGCGAAGAAAGCTGCTGCTGCTAAGAAAGCCGCTGCTGCCGAAACTAAAGAGGCGGCTGCCGAAGCTTAA
- a CDS encoding YkgJ family cysteine cluster protein, with protein sequence MSEYNKAEADFFLVALKEEARTILWKIHANVDPEIVIKSVINDLQALAPRDEGETRTDEEIWSAIREKLLEAAYATRPQCVRCGDCCTTGSPTLMHEDIELFRKDILKPSEIVTIRKGEPVYSSIEEKPGTAEQEMLKVREIPGEKTCTFYRKLDQSCSIYEHRPQQCRKQECWNPQMISTIEDNAKLDRSALLSVIPALWEIIERHEEKCSHEEFARVMARLGATKGQTVDSVLDVLKYDMHVREFISERFGLAEDTMKFFFGRPLADFLGLYGLQLEKREDGYFLTSSD encoded by the coding sequence ATGTCCGAATATAACAAAGCTGAAGCGGACTTTTTTCTTGTTGCCCTGAAAGAGGAGGCCCGGACGATCCTATGGAAAATACACGCGAATGTCGATCCGGAGATAGTAATAAAAAGTGTTATCAACGACCTGCAGGCACTCGCTCCTCGCGATGAGGGCGAAACGAGAACCGATGAGGAAATCTGGTCGGCCATCCGTGAGAAGCTCCTTGAGGCGGCATACGCAACGAGACCTCAGTGTGTGCGATGTGGAGATTGCTGCACTACCGGGAGTCCCACACTCATGCACGAAGATATAGAGCTTTTTCGGAAAGATATTTTGAAGCCTTCGGAAATTGTCACGATCCGAAAGGGCGAACCCGTGTACTCAAGTATTGAAGAGAAACCGGGAACGGCAGAGCAGGAAATGCTGAAAGTACGGGAAATACCTGGAGAAAAGACCTGCACGTTTTACCGGAAATTGGATCAGAGCTGTTCCATATACGAGCATCGACCTCAACAATGCCGGAAGCAGGAATGCTGGAATCCTCAGATGATTTCGACGATTGAGGACAACGCGAAGCTGGATCGATCTGCACTTCTTTCGGTCATTCCAGCGCTTTGGGAAATAATCGAGCGTCACGAAGAAAAGTGTTCTCATGAGGAGTTCGCCCGTGTAATGGCGCGGTTAGGTGCCACCAAAGGTCAAACCGTAGACAGCGTATTGGACGTGCTGAAATATGATATGCACGTCCGTGAATTCATCTCCGAGCGGTTTGGGCTGGCCGAAGATACCATGAAATTCTTCTTCGGAAGACCTCTGGCAGATTTTCTGGGCTTGTACGGACTGCAATTGGAAAAACGCGAGGACGGATACTTTTTGACATCCTCTGATTAA
- the hisD gene encoding histidinol dehydrogenase, with product MKVNFFELSKMNSGERAKLCRRTGVDLRDLKIRVTPILDAVRDRGNEAVREYTARFDGVDLEPDLFRVSLEDMDHARDSLPQDLKEAMEVSIRNIRVFHERQVEPPSWEMEISPGIIAGERIVPIASVGLYVPRGKGSFPSMMMMSGVPAKVAGVPRIVVVTPPDRHGKADAATIAAARMIGIDEVYALGGVQAVAALAYGTETIEKVDKIVGPGSGYVLAAKQLLSTEVDTGLPAGPSEAIVLADDSADPLMVVTDLLIEAEHGPDSAAYLVTHSPILASKALELIPQLVADLPEGRRSYCQEVFRTNGGVVLAEDMDDALDFVNRFAPEHLQILTHNPSATLDKVQYAGEALLGEFTPGTLANYSIGPNAILPTSGFARTASALSVRDFTRRMSYSQVTEAGFRDLAPKTLTLARYEGFAAHAAALTHRMQKK from the coding sequence ATGAAGGTTAACTTTTTCGAACTGAGTAAGATGAATTCCGGGGAGCGAGCGAAGCTGTGTCGCAGAACGGGTGTGGATCTGAGAGATCTCAAGATCAGGGTGACTCCAATTCTGGATGCAGTCCGTGACCGAGGAAATGAGGCCGTCAGGGAATACACTGCTCGGTTCGATGGCGTGGATCTGGAACCAGATCTGTTCAGGGTTTCTCTTGAAGACATGGACCACGCGAGGGATTCGCTTCCACAGGACCTTAAAGAGGCAATGGAAGTCTCTATTCGCAATATCCGCGTGTTTCATGAGCGCCAGGTGGAGCCCCCATCATGGGAAATGGAGATAAGTCCGGGAATTATCGCAGGCGAACGCATTGTTCCCATCGCTTCCGTGGGATTGTACGTTCCTCGAGGCAAGGGTTCGTTTCCTTCCATGATGATGATGTCCGGAGTTCCTGCCAAAGTCGCGGGAGTACCGAGAATTGTAGTGGTCACTCCCCCGGATCGACACGGTAAAGCCGATGCAGCAACCATTGCCGCTGCACGTATGATCGGCATTGACGAAGTGTATGCGCTTGGCGGAGTGCAGGCTGTGGCAGCACTTGCCTACGGCACGGAAACCATCGAAAAGGTCGATAAAATAGTGGGGCCTGGTTCGGGATATGTTCTCGCAGCAAAGCAGCTCTTGTCTACAGAGGTCGATACGGGCCTTCCGGCAGGCCCCAGTGAGGCGATAGTGCTCGCGGACGATTCTGCCGATCCGCTCATGGTCGTTACCGACCTGCTCATCGAAGCGGAACACGGACCGGATTCCGCCGCGTATCTCGTGACACACAGCCCTATCCTTGCGTCCAAGGCTCTGGAGCTTATTCCGCAATTGGTTGCAGACCTACCCGAGGGCAGGCGTTCCTACTGCCAGGAGGTGTTCAGGACCAATGGTGGAGTTGTTCTTGCCGAGGACATGGACGATGCTCTCGATTTTGTAAACAGGTTTGCTCCTGAACACCTGCAGATTCTTACTCACAACCCTTCAGCGACATTGGACAAGGTCCAGTACGCGGGTGAAGCGCTGCTGGGCGAATTTACTCCCGGAACACTGGCCAACTATTCCATCGGACCGAACGCGATTCTTCCGACGTCCGGGTTTGCACGAACGGCTTCTGCTCTGTCGGTCCGTGACTTCACGCGCCGGATGTCCTACTCCCAGGTGACTGAAGCGGGTTTTCGGGATCTCGCACCCAAAACTTTGACTCTGGCCAGGTACGAGGGATTCGCTGCACATGCAGCAGCCCTGACACACCGAATGCAGAAGAAATGA
- the moaC gene encoding cyclic pyranopterin monophosphate synthase MoaC produces MAELTHFDEKGQAVMVDVTEKGITTREAIARGHVRMRPETLDLILEGRAKKGDVLGVARLAGIMAAKKTPDLIPLAHPLPLSSVKLDFFPDREQSLIGIQATVKVTSRTGVEMEALTAVAVAALTVYDMCKAVDREMVVSEIRLMEKSGGRSGVFKRIED; encoded by the coding sequence ATGGCTGAACTGACCCATTTTGATGAAAAAGGCCAAGCTGTCATGGTAGATGTCACCGAAAAAGGCATCACCACACGAGAAGCAATTGCTCGAGGACACGTTCGTATGCGGCCGGAAACACTTGATCTTATCCTGGAAGGGCGAGCGAAAAAAGGAGACGTCCTCGGCGTGGCGCGGCTTGCAGGTATCATGGCGGCAAAGAAGACACCGGATCTTATTCCCCTCGCTCATCCGCTCCCGCTTTCTTCAGTAAAGCTGGATTTTTTCCCGGATCGGGAACAGTCACTCATTGGAATACAAGCCACAGTGAAAGTGACCTCGCGCACAGGGGTGGAAATGGAAGCACTCACTGCCGTAGCTGTCGCGGCCTTGACTGTTTACGATATGTGCAAAGCCGTGGACAGGGAGATGGTTGTCTCGGAAATTCGCCTGATGGAGAAGAGCGGGGGCAGATCGGGAGTTTTCAAACGCATAGAGGATTGA
- a CDS encoding DUF6125 family protein, which translates to MNGVTMADEKTKPVDVTELSKDELLRFIGVTLGDVLVHYGMWFTEALHHQGPDLALEMERDVLNRYAPLALMRLAPHFGIQMEGNVPKILAEKSREELLFLAGDIAKTWLTGDGLWFQAVEAARGMAEAKQTNDTCWSHFAKMEAFKLKGFLGIGANEGLEALERAIKLRIYTIINAHSSSWDQDGSLIFTVTECRVQSARRKKGLDDYPCKSAGIIEYSEFARAVDPRIATECVWCPPDRIPDDAFCRWRFSIDTSQG; encoded by the coding sequence ATGAACGGAGTCACAATGGCGGATGAAAAGACGAAACCTGTCGATGTAACCGAACTCTCAAAAGATGAACTGCTTCGCTTCATTGGGGTAACTCTCGGGGATGTGCTTGTACATTACGGCATGTGGTTCACAGAAGCATTGCACCACCAGGGACCTGATCTCGCTCTGGAAATGGAACGGGATGTGCTGAACCGATATGCCCCCCTGGCCCTGATGAGACTTGCTCCCCATTTCGGGATACAGATGGAAGGCAACGTACCCAAAATCCTGGCCGAGAAATCCAGAGAAGAACTCCTGTTCCTCGCGGGTGATATTGCCAAGACCTGGCTTACCGGTGACGGACTCTGGTTCCAGGCCGTGGAAGCAGCGCGAGGTATGGCTGAAGCGAAACAGACCAATGATACGTGCTGGTCGCATTTTGCTAAAATGGAAGCCTTCAAGCTGAAAGGCTTTCTGGGCATCGGCGCCAATGAAGGCTTGGAAGCACTCGAGCGAGCAATAAAGCTCAGGATCTACACCATTATCAACGCTCATTCTTCTTCCTGGGATCAGGACGGATCACTCATTTTCACGGTAACCGAATGCAGAGTCCAGTCTGCCAGGCGCAAGAAAGGATTGGATGATTATCCCTGTAAATCTGCGGGCATAATCGAATACTCGGAATTTGCCAGAGCAGTCGATCCGCGCATCGCGACCGAATGCGTGTGGTGTCCCCCCGATCGAATACCCGATGATGCGTTTTGCAGGTGGCGATTCAGTATTGATACTTCTCAAGGTTGA
- a CDS encoding tetratricopeptide repeat protein: MTWEDLNRQAVELFQNGKYTEAIAAGKQALEEAEKSFGPEDPRVARALNNLAEMYRAKVQYTDAEPLWKRALDIRIKALGPIHPDVATSLNNLAGAYFEQGRLVEADNLIKRAVEILEKALGPNHADVATSLLNRAAVNRAMGRLPAAKPLYERAIVIQEKTLGPDNPQLGESLNNLAGMYESQMRFRDAEPLYRQALQIAENAFGPYHPHVASSLNNLASTLVGMGNYEEAETLLVRAQNILEKNFGTNHPIVATGLDNLADFYEGIDKPEESKALKEKAEQIRAQQS; this comes from the coding sequence ATGACCTGGGAAGATCTTAACAGACAAGCGGTAGAGTTGTTCCAAAACGGAAAATACACGGAAGCAATCGCAGCCGGAAAGCAAGCTCTGGAAGAAGCAGAGAAAAGCTTCGGCCCCGAAGATCCTCGGGTTGCTCGGGCCTTAAACAATCTCGCTGAAATGTATCGAGCTAAAGTGCAGTATACAGACGCGGAGCCGCTATGGAAACGCGCACTCGATATACGCATAAAAGCACTCGGCCCCATACACCCTGATGTTGCCACTTCACTGAATAATCTTGCGGGCGCGTACTTCGAGCAGGGCAGGCTTGTTGAAGCGGACAATCTCATAAAACGAGCAGTGGAGATCCTGGAGAAAGCCCTGGGGCCGAACCATGCCGATGTGGCGACCTCTTTGCTGAACCGGGCGGCAGTGAACCGTGCCATGGGACGTCTTCCCGCTGCGAAACCTCTGTACGAGAGGGCTATAGTAATCCAGGAAAAGACTCTTGGTCCGGACAATCCGCAACTGGGGGAGTCTCTCAACAATTTGGCAGGCATGTACGAATCCCAGATGCGATTTCGCGATGCGGAGCCGCTCTATCGTCAGGCGCTGCAAATTGCGGAAAATGCATTTGGACCGTATCATCCGCACGTAGCATCTTCTTTGAACAATCTGGCTTCGACTCTGGTGGGAATGGGAAATTATGAAGAAGCCGAGACCCTCCTCGTTCGTGCTCAGAATATTCTGGAGAAGAATTTCGGCACGAATCATCCCATTGTGGCAACAGGATTGGACAATCTCGCTGACTTTTATGAAGGGATCGACAAACCTGAGGAATCCAAGGCATTGAAGGAAAAAGCCGAGCAGATCCGTGCACAACAATCGTAA